In one window of Spiroplasma corruscae DNA:
- a CDS encoding Fur family transcriptional regulator, which translates to MNNDKFEKYISLFKSKKIKLTDVRLSMLKAITTKKHLTIPELIEFVQGDLGTVNVMSIYNNVDLFLELHLLFSNSIDGKQIMYEVISPQLVHICCDECGKIIDLEDEDFNKTSQLFFESYLKNKDMLLVHSKIELHIICESCKILKK; encoded by the coding sequence ATGAATAATGATAAGTTTGAAAAGTACATTAGTTTATTTAAATCTAAAAAAATAAAGCTTACTGATGTAAGATTATCCATGTTAAAAGCCATTACTACTAAAAAGCATTTAACAATTCCAGAGTTAATTGAGTTTGTACAAGGTGATTTAGGAACAGTAAATGTAATGTCTATATATAATAATGTAGATTTATTCTTAGAATTACACTTATTGTTTTCAAACTCAATTGATGGGAAACAAATTATGTATGAGGTTATATCACCTCAGTTAGTGCATATTTGCTGTGATGAATGCGGAAAAATCATTGACCTTGAGGATGAGGATTTTAATAAAACTTCGCAGTTATTTTTTGAGAGTTATTTAAAAAATAAAGATATGTTACTAGTACATTCAAAAATAGAATTACACATTATTTGCGAAAGTTGTAAAATTTTAAAAAAATAG
- a CDS encoding type III pantothenate kinase, with amino-acid sequence MKVLFIDVGNTTVDFRTYNNEIFKKLIRPLTNDEYYKNLHNLDEYFIKESVDFNKIIFSSVVPEWTGIIIDLCKLRNIDYIDIKYSAPHNYKNFKVDKFEVLGSDFIANYYATTKKYNFQDCIVISMGTATTISLIQNNIFLGTVIAPGLKTSLDGLISKAALLKNFEYEKSNLLIGTNTIDAISIGVYNMHYIMIKNYIKTLMKNYDINNVIITGGYSQNFEKDIVEDNFIYDEELIFKGLLNFI; translated from the coding sequence ATGAAAGTTTTATTTATTGATGTAGGTAATACGACTGTTGATTTTAGAACATACAATAATGAAATATTTAAGAAACTTATTAGACCTTTAACAAATGATGAGTATTATAAAAATTTGCATAACCTTGATGAATACTTTATAAAAGAGAGTGTTGATTTTAATAAAATCATCTTTTCTTCTGTTGTTCCAGAATGAACAGGAATAATAATAGATTTATGTAAGTTAAGAAACATTGATTACATTGATATAAAGTATAGTGCTCCTCATAATTATAAAAATTTTAAAGTAGATAAATTTGAAGTATTAGGATCAGATTTTATTGCAAATTATTATGCTACAACTAAAAAGTATAATTTCCAAGATTGTATTGTAATATCAATGGGAACAGCAACTACAATATCATTAATTCAAAATAATATATTTTTAGGAACTGTTATTGCTCCAGGTTTAAAAACGTCACTTGACGGACTAATAAGTAAAGCTGCTTTACTAAAAAATTTTGAATACGAAAAATCTAATTTACTTATTGGAACAAATACAATTGATGCAATATCTATTGGTGTTTATAATATGCATTATATTATGATAAAAAACTATATAAAAACTTTAATGAAAAATTACGATATTAATAATGTAATTATTACTGGAGGTTATTCTCAAAATTTTGAAAAAGATATAGTCGAAGATAATTTTATTTATGATGAGGAACTAATTTTTAAAGGATTATTAAACTTTATATAA
- a CDS encoding Pr6Pr family membrane protein gives MKISNKNLEFSIKLIILISLIIFLIFDALLQMYDPNKNFYGIPAYERMDIYFSYFTTQSNYIVVCYLVIAILIKQIYNTRLNFGAELAVTVYITLTMIVFWVGIVGSSEQSSTTIPNWISTVILHLIIPIIMIYYFVISCGDIYFSNKKHLKFNFPITCAYPMLYLLFILIRGKLRFRMYSPEFFNNIYSDNNNWIWNNLWTDQNGVIDKSIKYDQQMWYPYWFLNLNRYSLSANGETYSSNLNQPLWLIIFYFSAGIFCVAALVVALQFLYLKINNIKFYNWHDINGNLITKKEHSIRIAKRKQQRKQVLNDLRIMIFTNKTKTMMFKKFISGLPKEEKNILIQKNITLINLEKELLVNYKKKLNQDKIEYKKYVKSLLQNVSYKDRGFIKENLREAERFKKLVKKGIILTRSIND, from the coding sequence ATGAAAATAAGTAATAAAAATTTAGAATTCTCTATAAAATTAATTATATTAATATCTTTAATAATTTTTTTAATCTTTGATGCATTATTACAAATGTATGACCCAAATAAAAATTTTTATGGGATTCCAGCATACGAAAGAATGGACATTTACTTTTCTTACTTCACTACACAATCAAATTACATAGTGGTTTGTTATCTAGTGATAGCAATTTTAATAAAACAAATTTATAATACAAGATTGAACTTTGGAGCAGAGTTAGCTGTAACGGTATATATTACTCTAACAATGATTGTTTTTTGAGTGGGTATAGTTGGATCATCAGAACAAAGCTCAACAACTATTCCAAATTGAATATCCACAGTTATTTTACATTTGATAATACCGATTATTATGATTTATTATTTTGTTATATCTTGTGGAGATATATATTTTTCTAATAAAAAACATCTAAAATTTAATTTCCCAATTACCTGTGCATACCCAATGTTATATTTATTATTTATTTTAATCAGAGGGAAGTTAAGGTTTAGAATGTACTCTCCTGAGTTTTTTAATAATATTTATAGTGATAATAATAATTGAATTTGAAATAATCTTTGAACAGATCAGAATGGTGTAATAGACAAATCAATTAAATATGACCAACAAATGTGATACCCATACTGATTTTTAAATTTAAATAGATATAGTTTATCTGCAAACGGAGAAACTTATAGTTCTAATCTTAATCAGCCATTATGGTTAATAATATTTTATTTCTCAGCAGGTATTTTTTGTGTAGCTGCACTTGTGGTAGCTCTTCAATTCCTATATTTAAAAATTAATAATATAAAGTTTTATAATTGGCATGATATAAATGGAAATTTAATAACAAAAAAAGAACACAGTATTAGAATCGCTAAACGAAAACAACAAAGAAAACAAGTGTTAAACGATTTAAGAATAATGATTTTTACAAACAAAACTAAAACAATGATGTTTAAAAAATTTATAAGCGGATTACCAAAAGAAGAAAAAAATATTTTGATTCAAAAGAATATAACTTTGATAAATCTTGAAAAGGAACTTTTAGTTAATTACAAAAAGAAATTAAATCAAGATAAGATTGAGTATAAAAAGTATGTAAAATCACTGTTACAAAATGTTAGTTACAAAGATAGAGGATTTATAAAAGAAAATTTAAGAGAGGCTGAGAGGTTTAAAAAACTTGTAAAAAAAGGTATAATATTAACAAGGTCTATAAATGATTAG
- a CDS encoding DegV family protein translates to MKIGILLDSSAGFKVGELNSKIIEVLPLHLIINDENDFLETEESIIKNNLSEEVKSDKRKSTSQASPGELMVKYDEMLKKYEHIIHLSIPENLSSMMQTAFLVTADQPYKGKVTVIKHSMAANALKYLALKYEQMINKGITDLELFQKEADTWEKETFLALIPSNLQTLARGGRAKMVILKFLKIVKAKVSIQWGKKPKKIGISRTYGSLFDKTMSVIIKEMDKDFKLFLLLREKEVNSKLISTVHSYLEDNKINYKFETLSLVFPWHAGSDTIALIAIKKDLLPDVAFEE, encoded by the coding sequence ATGAAAATAGGTATTTTACTAGATAGTTCTGCTGGTTTTAAAGTTGGTGAACTTAACTCTAAAATTATTGAAGTTTTACCACTTCACTTAATTATTAATGATGAAAATGACTTCTTAGAAACTGAAGAGTCAATAATAAAAAATAATCTATCAGAAGAAGTTAAATCTGATAAAAGAAAATCAACTTCTCAGGCTTCGCCAGGAGAATTAATGGTGAAGTATGATGAAATGTTAAAGAAATATGAGCATATTATTCATCTATCAATTCCAGAGAATTTATCAAGTATGATGCAAACTGCATTCTTAGTAACTGCAGACCAACCATATAAAGGTAAAGTGACAGTTATTAAACACAGCATGGCTGCAAACGCACTGAAATACTTAGCCTTAAAGTACGAACAAATGATTAATAAAGGAATTACTGATTTAGAACTATTTCAAAAAGAAGCCGATACTTGAGAAAAGGAAACATTTCTTGCATTAATTCCAAGTAATTTACAAACTCTTGCACGAGGTGGACGTGCAAAAATGGTAATACTAAAGTTTTTAAAAATTGTGAAAGCAAAAGTATCAATTCAATGAGGTAAAAAACCAAAAAAAATAGGAATTAGTAGAACTTATGGGTCATTATTTGATAAAACAATGTCAGTTATTATTAAAGAAATGGACAAAGATTTTAAACTTTTCTTATTATTAAGAGAGAAAGAAGTGAATAGTAAACTTATTAGTACAGTTCATAGTTATTTAGAAGATAATAAAATAAACTATAAGTTTGAAACATTGTCATTGGTATTTCCATGACACGCAGGATCAGATACTATTGCTTTAATAGCTATTAAGAAAGACTTATTACCAGACGTTGCATTTGAAGAATAA
- the rplM gene encoding 50S ribosomal protein L13, which produces MKQTTLIKTADIAKKWYVVDASEQTLGRLSTQIAKILRGKHKPSFTPHINNGDHVIVINAEKVILSGKKESDKNYYFHSFHPGGLKVRNVQTQRKLFPERIVERAVRLMLPKTVQGSNQYRALHVYAGSKHPHEAQQPEVLVIETKKGVNN; this is translated from the coding sequence ATGAAACAAACTACACTTATTAAAACAGCTGACATTGCCAAAAAATGATATGTAGTAGATGCTAGTGAACAAACATTAGGACGTTTATCAACTCAAATTGCAAAAATTTTAAGAGGTAAACATAAACCAAGTTTTACACCACATATTAATAATGGAGATCATGTTATTGTTATTAACGCTGAGAAAGTTATTTTATCAGGAAAAAAAGAAAGTGATAAGAATTATTATTTTCACTCATTCCACCCAGGTGGACTAAAAGTAAGAAATGTTCAAACTCAAAGAAAGCTTTTCCCTGAAAGAATTGTGGAAAGAGCTGTAAGACTAATGTTACCTAAAACAGTTCAAGGATCTAATCAATATCGTGCATTGCATGTCTATGCTGGATCAAAACACCCTCACGAAGCTCAACAACCAGAAGTACTTGTAATTGAAACAAAAAAAGGAGTTAACAATTAA
- a CDS encoding DegV family protein: MKIAIVIDSSTGIKNTSDYKDLYLAPLMITKENGEQIADDEKFTQEEFYKLYDAEMLKTSQTVPGDMMKLWDELLKDYDQVLCLLLSKGLSGQYSTCKMLAKSDEYIGKVYVADTNGVSIVLKRQLLKALNLVNEGKNASDILEVIEQENQNFNVYIIPKKLDQLVRGGRISKAAAGLAKLLKITPILKYDGTIDKESKTRTFRKAIDNAIDLLKKHHPDVHEIDVAYSRCGDDTLKMVKDSIIKNNYKIGLFDEIPNTITCHTGEETFAIGVWKKVKKGD, encoded by the coding sequence ATGAAAATAGCAATAGTAATTGATTCATCAACAGGAATTAAAAACACTTCCGATTACAAGGACTTGTATTTAGCTCCTTTAATGATAACAAAAGAAAATGGTGAGCAAATTGCTGACGATGAAAAGTTTACTCAAGAAGAGTTTTATAAATTATATGATGCAGAAATGCTAAAAACATCACAAACGGTACCTGGTGATATGATGAAACTTTGAGATGAGTTATTAAAAGATTATGACCAGGTACTATGTTTACTATTGTCAAAAGGTTTATCAGGACAATATTCTACTTGTAAAATGCTAGCAAAAAGTGATGAATATATCGGAAAGGTTTATGTTGCCGATACAAATGGAGTCAGTATAGTTCTAAAAAGACAGCTTCTAAAAGCCCTAAATTTAGTTAACGAAGGTAAAAATGCTAGTGATATATTGGAAGTTATTGAACAAGAAAATCAAAACTTTAATGTATATATAATTCCAAAAAAATTAGACCAATTGGTTAGAGGTGGTAGAATAAGTAAAGCAGCTGCTGGATTAGCGAAGTTGCTAAAAATAACACCTATATTAAAATATGATGGAACTATTGATAAAGAATCAAAAACAAGAACATTTAGAAAAGCAATAGATAATGCGATTGATTTATTAAAAAAACATCATCCAGACGTTCATGAAATAGACGTTGCTTACTCAAGGTGTGGCGATGATACATTAAAAATGGTAAAAGATAGTATTATAAAAAATAATTATAAAATAGGTTTATTTGACGAAATCCCAAATACAATTACATGCCATACAGGTGAAGAAACTTTTGCAATTGGTGTTTGAAAGAAAGTAAAGAAAGGCGATTAA
- the coaD gene encoding pantetheine-phosphate adenylyltransferase yields MINNVKKTAIYPGSFDPFHNGHLNVLTKALKLFDFVYIVITKNINKNKSPDLESRVAKIKQMTKELSNFEIVINDKLLTIDFAKQISANFIIRGVRDLETFKNEIEYIDANRTLNTDIETILIVSDMEQRKLSSSIIKEIEFYKNTK; encoded by the coding sequence ATGATAAATAATGTAAAAAAAACAGCAATATATCCAGGGAGTTTTGACCCTTTTCATAATGGTCATTTAAATGTACTAACTAAAGCATTAAAGTTGTTTGATTTTGTTTACATTGTAATTACAAAAAATATAAATAAAAATAAAAGTCCTGACTTAGAGTCAAGAGTTGCTAAAATTAAACAAATGACTAAAGAGCTTAGCAATTTTGAGATTGTTATTAACGATAAGCTATTAACTATTGATTTTGCTAAACAAATTAGTGCAAACTTTATAATAAGAGGGGTAAGAGACTTAGAAACTTTTAAAAATGAAATTGAATATATTGATGCTAATAGAACATTGAATACTGATATTGAAACAATTCTTATTGTTTCAGATATGGAACAAAGAAAACTATCCTCATCAATAATAAAAGAAATAGAATTTTATAAGAACACAAAATAA
- a CDS encoding L-lactate dehydrogenase, which yields MIKSKKIVLIGCGAVGTSFIYCAINQGVAEDYVLIDVFKDLAEGNELDLHDTQAVVPHYFHSVKAGDYKDCKDADVIVITAGRPQKPGETRLEMVADNAKIMKSIALEVKKSGFNGVTVIASNPVDVLTNVYRVVTGFPSRSVISSGTTLDSSRLKRLISEKFDVNTKEVNTVLAGEHGDSSVALWSKATIMGKSMKQYIDEKKITQEELDKLKDDAVHMAYKIIEKKRATFYGIGACLCRIVKSILKNENKMLMVGAYLEGQYGITDTYVSVPCSLGTNGITNILDWELSKDELEKLVKSANTIKETFKTAEEAIKE from the coding sequence ATGATAAAAAGTAAAAAAATAGTATTGATTGGTTGCGGAGCAGTTGGAACCAGTTTTATATATTGTGCAATTAACCAAGGTGTTGCAGAAGATTACGTATTGATAGATGTTTTCAAGGATTTAGCAGAAGGTAATGAACTTGATTTACACGATACTCAAGCAGTTGTACCACATTATTTCCACAGTGTAAAAGCTGGTGATTATAAAGATTGTAAAGATGCTGATGTTATTGTTATTACAGCAGGTAGACCTCAAAAACCAGGAGAAACTAGATTAGAAATGGTTGCAGATAATGCAAAAATTATGAAAAGCATTGCATTAGAAGTAAAAAAATCTGGATTTAATGGAGTTACAGTAATAGCTTCCAATCCAGTTGATGTTTTGACAAATGTATATAGAGTAGTTACAGGATTCCCATCACGTTCAGTAATATCATCAGGAACAACTTTAGATTCATCAAGATTAAAAAGATTAATTTCAGAAAAATTTGATGTAAATACTAAAGAAGTAAACACTGTACTAGCTGGGGAACATGGTGATTCATCAGTTGCATTATGAAGTAAGGCAACTATTATGGGTAAATCAATGAAACAATATATTGATGAGAAAAAAATTACTCAAGAAGAACTTGATAAATTAAAAGATGATGCAGTTCATATGGCATATAAAATTATTGAAAAAAAACGTGCAACATTCTATGGGATAGGTGCTTGTTTGTGTAGAATTGTTAAATCAATACTTAAAAACGAAAATAAGATGCTTATGGTAGGGGCTTATTTAGAAGGACAATATGGAATTACTGACACTTATGTAAGTGTACCTTGTTCATTAGGAACTAATGGAATTACTAATATCCTTGATTGAGAATTATCAAAAGATGAATTAGAAAAATTAGTGAAATCAGCAAATACAATTAAAGAAACATTTAAAACTGCTGAAGAAGCTATTAAAGAATAA
- a CDS encoding DDE-type integrase/transposase/recombinase has product MKKYGDVFSDDISEKVINKSRLYTCGFYNIKQKKIYGLITKTSKGISLVVESFLKMVDEFGVFKPNSVIHSDNSSEFKSYTYKLILMNFDLNISMSRVGRSTDNGYIEGFWSVLKREAIIENKKYKSIEEYIYNFNLY; this is encoded by the coding sequence TTGAAAAAATATGGAGATGTTTTTAGTGATGACATATCAGAAAAAGTCATTAATAAATCAAGACTTTACACTTGTGGTTTTTATAATATTAAGCAGAAAAAAATTTATGGATTAATTACAAAGACATCAAAAGGTATATCACTTGTTGTTGAATCATTTTTAAAAATGGTTGATGAGTTTGGAGTTTTTAAACCAAATAGCGTTATTCACTCTGATAATAGTTCAGAGTTTAAATCCTATACATATAAATTAATACTAATGAATTTTGACTTAAATATAAGCATGTCTAGAGTTGGTAGATCAACTGATAATGGTTATATAGAAGGCTTTTGAAGCGTATTAAAAAGAGAAGCTATAATAGAGAATAAAAAATATAAATCAATTGAAGAATATATATATAATTTTAATTTATACTAA
- a CDS encoding acyl carrier protein — translation MNYYEEIKNALVKKGAKGSISKDTTFKSMEIDSLDLMDMIISLENKLDIAIPDDDLVSLKNINDVLNVIEKLKNE, via the coding sequence ATGAATTATTATGAAGAAATAAAAAATGCCTTAGTCAAAAAAGGCGCAAAAGGAAGTATCTCAAAAGATACGACTTTTAAAAGTATGGAAATCGATTCATTGGATTTAATGGACATGATTATTAGTCTTGAAAATAAATTAGATATAGCCATTCCGGATGATGATCTTGTTTCATTGAAAAACATTAACGATGTGCTTAATGTGATTGAAAAGTTGAAAAATGAATAA
- a CDS encoding 2-oxo acid dehydrogenase subunit E2: MVHLRARNLPLKGVLKEWLFQGNHIGFGDDFALIKLEDGSEVKIKSNYNGLITKTIKLGSPIKNGSILANIAIGEKEIQKVRTKISKNGEDNSELVIPEVAESKLQDAESDADSFSGAVMYNRYNQAITPFSTTSEDIKDTPEKMKQIEEKDIQNMATPANNKDRFAQMRENIRNSIKNAPQNKLMGDLPKEELLKISNNDLLVGSNQSSNNNLFAKDDLTGVSKFRQIIQARKEKLLEENDYKEVEDNTNQLNAMSKLDEKGRPLIMRNIIKSRIEKLNAANGDTSVLERDIVATKENAIIDSQKKVVEQIDQNQQKYNNTMSVKNDEVFLRQRASEDGDFGVSYGGYVDDKEPMVIDANSLSKYGGTIMPQKDQSQLIGEFNNKEQKTYAESKLSSLYDNRKRWNLIKDRDERNIINMRRQAVEQGLNEDRMQFSKAIKDIGLPTEFTRQVPMQNPVTGKVDYVRYMDTPNGNKEFEGWLRASNLYTAYRDELNYIQSGEQQQVTINNLPDNKYVKSNDIRSPKNNNQNLSIYSSYDGMVQSEQNINIPQQQPQTQQQPQTQQQPQTQQQPQTQPQPQQSNVNTQQFTNTIDKQNELENELQRQGKEFKKQADEKIASKAISYLQKEIAELKSSLEQQNQLNNATSRLNQQSNFNGTNDLFGQMMQYMLMQNMMQNLNPKKDTNIDDIKSVIKDEIKDFTNKIKNEKSQEEELLKLREEAEKLKEELKVVNFEKEKPDNTIGYLNYETSNKNTNYVERTKVNENRNNAVKSMILSQSYIPPLTISTDIDMSSILKLKHVLRQTQTTVKFTTISFIAKTISIALRDYPKLNSSYDPETNELVIKKYHNIGLATETSEGLIIPVLKFVEKMTIKEVAIDIREITQRLRKGFINDYESEGSTITIANYGNIGALQATPTIFYPNAAVIGVGKIVKKPVVVDNEKLAIKAIMNMSLTVDQRIIDAAEAGRFMARVKQILEKPEMLTVS; the protein is encoded by the coding sequence ATGGTTCATCTAAGAGCACGAAATCTACCACTTAAAGGAGTTTTAAAGGAATGATTATTTCAAGGTAATCACATTGGTTTTGGTGATGACTTTGCTCTTATTAAATTAGAAGATGGAAGTGAAGTAAAAATTAAATCTAATTATAATGGTTTGATAACTAAAACTATTAAATTAGGTAGTCCAATTAAAAATGGAAGTATTCTTGCAAATATTGCAATTGGTGAGAAAGAAATCCAGAAGGTTAGAACTAAAATTAGTAAAAATGGCGAAGACAATAGTGAATTAGTTATACCTGAAGTTGCAGAATCAAAGTTACAAGATGCAGAATCGGATGCAGATTCCTTCTCCGGTGCAGTAATGTACAATAGGTATAACCAAGCAATTACTCCATTTTCGACTACATCAGAAGATATTAAAGATACTCCTGAGAAAATGAAACAGATTGAAGAAAAGGATATACAAAATATGGCAACTCCGGCAAACAACAAAGATAGATTTGCCCAAATGAGAGAAAATATTAGAAATTCTATAAAAAATGCTCCTCAAAACAAATTAATGGGTGATTTACCAAAAGAGGAGTTATTAAAAATATCTAATAATGATCTTCTTGTTGGTTCAAATCAAAGTAGTAATAATAACTTATTTGCAAAAGATGACCTAACTGGTGTGAGTAAGTTTAGACAAATAATTCAAGCACGTAAGGAAAAATTGTTAGAAGAAAATGATTATAAAGAAGTTGAAGATAATACAAATCAATTAAATGCGATGTCCAAATTAGATGAAAAAGGCAGACCTTTAATTATGAGAAATATTATTAAGTCAAGAATTGAAAAACTTAATGCTGCTAATGGAGATACTTCTGTATTGGAACGTGATATTGTTGCGACAAAAGAAAACGCAATAATTGATAGCCAAAAAAAAGTAGTTGAACAAATAGATCAAAATCAACAAAAGTATAATAATACAATGAGTGTCAAAAATGATGAGGTCTTTTTAAGACAGAGAGCATCTGAAGATGGAGACTTTGGAGTTTCATATGGTGGTTATGTTGATGATAAAGAACCAATGGTTATTGACGCAAACTCATTATCAAAGTATGGAGGGACTATTATGCCTCAAAAAGATCAATCTCAATTAATAGGTGAATTTAATAATAAAGAACAAAAAACTTATGCTGAATCTAAATTATCAAGTCTTTATGATAACAGAAAAAGATGAAACTTAATAAAAGATAGAGATGAACGCAATATAATAAATATGAGAAGACAAGCTGTAGAACAAGGATTAAATGAGGATAGAATGCAGTTTTCAAAAGCTATTAAAGACATTGGTCTCCCAACTGAATTCACTAGACAAGTACCTATGCAAAATCCAGTAACTGGAAAAGTTGATTATGTAAGATATATGGATACGCCAAATGGTAATAAAGAATTTGAAGGATGATTAAGAGCTTCAAATCTTTATACTGCTTATAGAGATGAACTTAATTATATTCAATCAGGAGAACAACAACAGGTGACTATAAATAATTTACCTGATAATAAATATGTAAAGTCAAATGACATAAGAAGTCCTAAAAACAATAATCAAAATTTAAGTATATATAGTTCATATGATGGTATGGTGCAGTCTGAGCAAAATATAAATATACCTCAACAACAACCTCAAACTCAACAACAACCTCAAACTCAACAACAACCTCAAACTCAACAACAACCTCAAACTCAACCTCAACCTCAACAAAGTAATGTTAATACACAACAGTTTACAAATACCATTGATAAACAAAATGAACTGGAAAATGAATTACAACGTCAAGGTAAAGAGTTCAAAAAGCAAGCTGATGAAAAGATTGCATCAAAAGCAATATCATATTTACAAAAAGAAATAGCTGAACTGAAAAGTTCATTAGAACAACAAAATCAACTGAATAATGCAACTTCTAGGCTAAATCAACAATCAAACTTCAATGGAACTAATGATTTGTTTGGTCAAATGATGCAATATATGCTAATGCAAAACATGATGCAAAATTTAAATCCTAAAAAAGATACTAATATCGATGATATAAAGTCAGTTATAAAAGATGAGATTAAAGATTTTACTAATAAAATAAAAAATGAAAAATCACAAGAAGAAGAGTTATTAAAGTTACGTGAAGAAGCAGAAAAATTAAAAGAAGAACTAAAGGTTGTAAACTTTGAAAAAGAAAAACCAGATAACACTATTGGTTATTTGAATTATGAAACATCAAATAAAAACACCAACTATGTAGAAAGAACTAAAGTAAACGAAAATAGAAATAATGCTGTTAAATCAATGATTTTAAGTCAGAGTTACATTCCACCTTTAACAATATCTACTGATATTGATATGAGTTCGATTCTGAAATTAAAACACGTACTAAGACAAACACAAACTACAGTAAAATTTACAACAATATCATTTATAGCTAAAACTATCTCAATAGCGCTTAGAGATTACCCAAAATTGAATTCAAGTTATGATCCAGAAACTAATGAACTTGTAATTAAGAAGTACCACAATATTGGCTTAGCAACAGAGACTAGTGAAGGATTAATAATTCCGGTGCTTAAATTTGTTGAAAAAATGACTATCAAAGAGGTTGCTATTGATATTAGAGAAATTACACAAAGACTAAGAAAAGGATTCATAAATGATTATGAGTCTGAAGGAAGTACTATTACAATTGCAAATTACGGTAACATAGGTGCTTTACAAGCAACACCAACAATATTTTACCCAAATGCAGCAGTTATAGGTGTTGGTAAAATAGTTAAGAAACCAGTTGTAGTGGATAATGAAAAACTTGCAATTAAAGCTATTATGAATATGAGCTTAACAGTGGATCAAAGAATTATTGATGCAGCTGAGGCTGGTAGATTTATGGCTAGAGTAAAACAAATTTTAGAGAAACCTGAAATGTTAACAGTATCTTAA
- the rpsI gene encoding 30S ribosomal protein S9, whose product MATTKKTTINYRGTGRRKSSVAQVVLTPGNAGIIVNGKPALEFFPYPTLVQDMEQPLVATGTKEDFMITVKVKGGGFTGQAGAARLGISRALLEASKDYKADLRSKGLLTRDARVKERKKYGLYGARRAPQFSKR is encoded by the coding sequence ATGGCTACAACTAAGAAAACAACAATTAATTATAGAGGTACAGGGAGAAGAAAATCTTCAGTAGCTCAAGTTGTACTTACTCCAGGTAATGCTGGAATAATTGTTAATGGAAAACCTGCACTTGAATTTTTTCCATATCCAACACTTGTACAAGATATGGAACAACCACTTGTTGCAACAGGAACTAAAGAAGACTTTATGATTACTGTAAAAGTAAAAGGCGGAGGATTCACAGGTCAAGCAGGTGCTGCTAGATTGGGTATTTCAAGAGCTTTATTAGAAGCAAGTAAAGATTACAAAGCTGATTTAAGATCAAAAGGGTTACTAACAAGAGATGCACGTGTTAAAGAACGTAAAAAATATGGACTTTATGGAGCACGTCGTGCACCACAATTTTCAAAACGTTAG